The Polyangium aurulentum genomic interval GCCCCAGGTGCGCGTGGGAGCCACGCGCGGAGGACCGCTGGGAATGCGATTGTGGATTCGTCTGGAATACCTTCGATACGCGCGGTCTCTGCCCGGCGTGCAATCACCAGTGGAAGGAGACGATGTGCCTGCGTTGCCACGAATGGTCGCTCCACAAGGATTGGTACGCGCGTTGACCCTCGACGCGGCGCTCTCTCCATGAAGACCCACTGGACCGCTGCCGTCCTCATTCCCCCAGCGGAGTGTTGGGAGCCAATTCAGGCCATCCGCAGGCGGCACGACCGCAAGATCGCACGGTGGATGCCGCACGTCACGCTGCTCTATCCGTTCCGCCCCCGCGACGAATTCGATGCCGTCTCCCCTGCCCTCGCCGCTGAATGTGCCGAGGTTTCGCCGTTCACGCTGACGCTTCGGCAGTTTCGACATTTCGATCACGGCCGGGGTCGCTTCACCGTCTGGCTCGAGCCCGAGCCGCACGAGTCCATTCTCGCGCTCCATGCCGCGCTCGTGCGAGCCGTGCCCGATTGCAACGATACGGCCCGTCCGGCGGGAGGGTTCAAGCCGCACCTGAGCGTTGGACAGATGAATGGCCACGCAGCGCTT includes:
- a CDS encoding 2'-5' RNA ligase family protein, yielding MKTHWTAAVLIPPAECWEPIQAIRRRHDRKIARWMPHVTLLYPFRPRDEFDAVSPALAAECAEVSPFTLTLRQFRHFDHGRGRFTVWLEPEPHESILALHAALVRAVPDCNDTARPAGGFKPHLSVGQMNGHAALERFLAEVAPTWTPLVFEVNAVALIAREGETPFVVERAIPLGATGALRE